GCCGGCCAGCACGTTCACTACGCTGCGGGCGCGGTAGCCCAGCTCCAGTCGTGCGGCGGCATCATTGATGAAACGGTCGAGCGCTGACATGCAATCCATCCCCTTGAATGAACCGTGCACGCGACGGTGCACGAACCGGCCCATGCGATATGGATGGGCTCTTGGGGGCGTCACTTTGGTCAGGGACCGTCAATGCGAAATGAAATTTCGCGCGTGCTTTCGTCTCTGCGTGCCGTAGCGGGATCGCGATAAACGAGGTCTATTGCCGCAAGGCGTTGTGCAGCCGACGATTGCGTCGTGAGGCGCGTTGATTGCGACATCCGGCGGGACGATGGCCGCGCGCTGGACGACTTGTTTCATCTGCAATCAATTCGTGCGGAAAGCGTCATCTGTTGCGCGGTGCCCGTTGGTCGATACGAATAAGTTGGTGGGTGTCGATGGCCGGCCGGCACGAACAATCCGGTGGGTGCCGATGGTCGGCCGGCGAACAACCCGGTAGAGCCGACCGTTGGTCGGCTGCACCGCGCAATGCGCGGTGCATGCATCGGGTATCGCGGCGCCGGGAGGAAGGGCAGCCGACCAACGGTCGGCTCTACGAGTAAGGAATCAACATTGCGCCGGGTGACGATACGAACACCCCGGTAGAGCCGACCATTGGTCGGCTGCACCGCGCAAGGCGCGGCGCGTGCATCCATCAGGTATCGCGGCGCTGGGAGGGAGGGCAGCCGACCAACGGTCGGCTCTACCCCTGAGGGGCCCGCATTGCACTGGGTCCGCCCTCAGCCCTCCAGCGCCTGCAGGTAGGTCTGCCGCCAGTGGTTGATGTCGTAAGTGCGCAGATGCTCCATCATGGCCTGCCAACGCTCGGTGCGCTTGCGCAGGGGCATGGTGGCGGCGGTGGCGATTGCATCGGCCACGCCGTCCAGGTCGTGCGGGTTCACCAGTAGCGCCTGCTTGAGTTCATCGGCTGCGCCGGCCAGCAGCGACAGCACCAGCACGCCGGGGTTCTCCGGGTCCTGCGAGGCCACGTATTCCTTGGCGACCAGGTTCATGCCATCGCGCAGCGGGGTGACCAGGCCCACGGACGCCGCACGGTAAAAGCCGGTCAGGGTGGCATGGGTGAAGTTCTGGTTGACGTAGCGCAGCGGGGTCCAGTCCGGTGCCGCATGGCCACCGTTGATGTGCCCGGCGATCTGTTCCAGCTGGCCGCGCAGCTGGCGGTACTCGGTGACATCACCGCGCGATACCGGCGCGATCTGCAGGTAGGTGAGGCTGCCGCGCTGGTCCGGGTGGCGTTCCAGATACCGCTCGAAACCCTGGAAGCGCTCCGGCAGGCCCTTGGAATAGTCCAGCCGGTCCACGCCGATGGCCAGCTGGCGGTCGCGCAGGCTGTTGCGCAGGTCGCGCACGGCCGGCTTGTTGGCGCCGGCCTTGGCCTGGCGCTCGATGTGGCCGGTATCGATGCCGATCGGGAAGGCGGCGGCACGGAAGCGTCGGCCACCGGGCGCTTCCAGTTCGCCATCGGACAACACCCGGCCGCCCCCGAACAGGCGCACGTAGGACTGGAAACGGTCGGTGTCGCGCTGGGTCTGGAAGCCCACCAGGTCGTAGGCGTAGAGGCTGGAAAACAGCCGCAGGTGGTCGGGCATGGCCTGCAGCAGGTCGGCCGAGGGCATCGGCACGTGCAGGAAGAACCCGATGCGGCACCCGATGCCACGCTCGCGCAGCAGCGAGGCCAGCGGAATCAGGTGGTAGTCGTGGATCCACACGATGTCGTCTTCGCGCAGCAGCGGCGCCAGCTTTTCGGCGAACAGTGCATTGACTCGCCGGTAGGTTTCGCGGGTGGCGCGGTCGTAGTCCACCAGGTCCAGGCGGAAGTGCAGCAGCGGCCACAGCGTGCGGTTGGCAAAGCCGTTGTAGTAGCCGTCCACGTCGGGCTTGTTGAGGTCCATGGTGACGTAGCGGATGTCGCCCTCGGTCTGCTCATGCAGCGCACCGCTGGCGTCGCGCACCGACTTGCCGCTCCAGCCGAACCACAGGCCACCGCGTTCCTTCAGCGCGGCCAGCAGCCCTACTGCAAGCCCGCCGGGCGCGGCCACGCCGGGTGCCGCGACGCGGTTGGAGACAACAACCAGCCGGCTCATGATGCTTCCTGCCAGCTGCGCGACAGACGCATCGCTGCGGTGATCAGGCCTACGTGCGAATAGGTCTGCGGGAAGTTGCCCCAGGCCTCCCCGTTGTCGAACGCCAGATCTTCGGAGAGCAGGCCCAAGTGGTTGCGGCGTTCCAGCAGGGTCTCGAACATGTCGCGCGCTTCGTCCATGCGGCCGATTGCCGCCAGCGCGTCGATGTACCAGAAGGTGCAGATGGTGAAGCTGGTTTCCGGCTCGCCAAAGTCATCCGGTGCGACGTAGCGGTACAGCGCATTGCCGTGCTTGAGGTCGCGGCCGATCGCCTCGACGGTGGCGATGAAGCGCGCGTCGTGCGCTTCGATGAAGCCGATGTCGGCCAGCAACAGCAACGAGGCATCCAGGCGGTGACCACCGAAGGTGTCGGTGAAATGGCCGAGGTCGTCGCTCCACGCTTCATGCAGGATGCGCGCGTGGATGGTGTTGGCACGGTCGCGCCAGTAGTCCGC
This is a stretch of genomic DNA from Stenotrophomonas rhizophila. It encodes these proteins:
- the otsA gene encoding alpha,alpha-trehalose-phosphate synthase (UDP-forming) encodes the protein MSRLVVVSNRVAAPGVAAPGGLAVGLLAALKERGGLWFGWSGKSVRDASGALHEQTEGDIRYVTMDLNKPDVDGYYNGFANRTLWPLLHFRLDLVDYDRATRETYRRVNALFAEKLAPLLREDDIVWIHDYHLIPLASLLRERGIGCRIGFFLHVPMPSADLLQAMPDHLRLFSSLYAYDLVGFQTQRDTDRFQSYVRLFGGGRVLSDGELEAPGGRRFRAAAFPIGIDTGHIERQAKAGANKPAVRDLRNSLRDRQLAIGVDRLDYSKGLPERFQGFERYLERHPDQRGSLTYLQIAPVSRGDVTEYRQLRGQLEQIAGHINGGHAAPDWTPLRYVNQNFTHATLTGFYRAASVGLVTPLRDGMNLVAKEYVASQDPENPGVLVLSLLAGAADELKQALLVNPHDLDGVADAIATAATMPLRKRTERWQAMMEHLRTYDINHWRQTYLQALEG